Within the Candidatus Bathyarchaeota archaeon genome, the region GCGATTACTCCGTTTTCCACAGGTTTTTTATCACGTAAAGAAATTATTGTGCAGTTTTTTATCAGTAAATCAGCTTTAAGCAAATACTGGTTCACCATTTTCGATATTATTTAAATTACCTAATTTAAAAGCGTGGAGGTCTGTTTGAAAAATTAAATGTTGTAAGTAGGTTGGTTAGCCTTCTCCCATTTTCTTTACGGGACAAATTGTCTTCATTACGTTGTTGGGTATCAGAAGCTTGCTTGAGCCTAGGTTATTTATTTTTCTACATATGAATGCCAGTGAATCCTCTGTGAATGATAGCAAGTTTACTCCTTCAGCAGTTAAGCTGTAAACTTTTCTCGGTCTATCCTTACTTAGGTCCCATTCGCTGGTTACGTAGCCTTTCTCTTCGAGAGTGTTTAGAAGCGGATATATGGTGCTGGGGCCGAAGTATATTCCGAAATTTTTTCGTATGCATGTTATTATTTGGTAGCCGTGCATTGGCTGCTTCTTGAGAAGGTTAAGTATTATGAGGTCTAGAAGTCCTTTCATAAGTTTGGCTTGAACCTTCTTCATGTCGGCTTTCATTTTCTTTCCCCGTTTATCTGTTCAACGGTTTTTGAGTTGAACACGTATACGATATGTCCCCATGTGGACATATCTCAAGACTCTATATAGAAGAAATGCGATATAAAGGTTCGCGCTTATCAAAAGCATAAAAAAGCATATCTAAGGCATATAAAAATATTCGGAAAAATGAATAACTTAAATAAACAAAACCATAAAACAACATTCCAGAAAGAACAGCGGAAAGTGAAAGATTGTCTGAAACATTAAAGGAGCGAATTGTTCAACGCATAGTCAGAAATCTGCTAGACATAATCATACTCCAAATGATAAGCAACCAACCAATGTGGGGATACAAGATAAAAAAGGAAATCGAAAACACCTACGGAATAAAAATCAGGCACGGCGCATTATATCCACTGTTAAACATGCTTGAAAACAGCGGATACCTAAGAAGCAAACAGGAAAAACACGGAGGAAGAATAAGAAAAGTCTACGAAATAACATCAAAAGGAATACAATACGTAGACGCATACTACAACTTTTTAAAAGAACAACTACAAATGAAAAAGTCAGAAATTACTGCAGGCAAGCAAAATGAAAAAAGAATATCCATACTTAGACACACAGCAAGAAAAACTAATTGAAGAAATCCAAAAACTAATGGAAGAAAGAGGAAGAAAACCCCTAGAAATGGCAAGAAAAGCCGTTCTAGAAGAAAAAATAGAATGCAAAGAAGCAAAAGAAGCACTACATTACTTTATCACTGAATACTGGCACGACCTAGCAAGACCTACACTTTTATCAATTTGCTGCGAAGCAGTAGGCGGAGACCCAAACGCAACAATACCATTCGCAGTTCCACTTAGCCTAATAAGCGGAGCACTAGACATACACGACGACATAATAGACCAGTCAAAAACAAAACACGGCCGCCCAACAGTCTACGGAAAATACGGAAAAGAAATAGCCCTACTAACGGCGGACGCGCTGCTATTCAAAGGATTTACACTACTACAAGAGGCATGCATGAAAATACCCAAAAGAAAGGCACTGAAAATAATGAAAACAATAAAAGATATGTTTTATGAACTAGGAGACGCAGAAGCCCAGGAACTTAAGTTAAGAGGAAGACTAGACATAACCCCAGAGGAATACCTACGTATAATAGAGAAAAAAGCAGCAGACGTAGAAGCCCACACACGAACAGCAGCAATAATAGGGAATGCAACCAAAAAAGAAGAGGACAGCTTAGGCAAATATGGAAGATCCCTAGGCAAAATAATCATAATAAGAGATGAGATAATAGATGCGCTTAACACAAGAGAACTAAAACATAGAATAAAAAGAGAGCATTTACCGCTTCCCGTTATTTATGTCATGGCAAATGAAAGCAAAAAACCCCCTTTTAATGAAGTTTTATTAAGAAAAAATATTTCCGAAAATTTACTCAAAGAACTTAATAAAAAGGTAAGCGAGTTAGGAGGGTTCAAATATACATACAATCTTATTGAAAAATTTGCTAATTGTGGCCTTCAAATGTTGAAGGAAATAACATTTAAAAAAGTGGAACTTAAGAATTTTTTAAAAGCTTTTACAATAGCCATTTAATTTGTCAATAACAAAATATGATGGGGAAGAATTAACCCCACCAATACATTCCTCTTATAACTTTCCTCTTTTTCTTCATGTGATTACCCTCGTGTATATCTGTTAAACATAAATGCTTTATAAGTTTTGTTGTACACATCTACAATAGCTAAACAAAATCAGGGGGATTTTCTATAGCAAGGTTCAGCGTTCTATGGAAAAAACATTTCTTCATATTGTTCACTCTTCTGATATGGCGACAAATAACCCTCATTACGATGGGTGCATTTACAGAAGAAATAAACCCTACATACCTAGAGAAAACAATCGGATATATGATATATTATATTTCAATAGCAATATTTTGTCTGCTTAGTTCAATTTTGTCTAGAAAA harbors:
- a CDS encoding PadR family transcriptional regulator, which encodes MKADMKKVQAKLMKGLLDLIILNLLKKQPMHGYQIITCIRKNFGIYFGPSTIYPLLNTLEEKGYVTSEWDLSKDRPRKVYSLTAEGVNLLSFTEDSLAFICRKINNLGSSKLLIPNNVMKTICPVKKMGEG
- a CDS encoding PadR family transcriptional regulator → MSETLKERIVQRIVRNLLDIIILQMISNQPMWGYKIKKEIENTYGIKIRHGALYPLLNMLENSGYLRSKQEKHGGRIRKVYEITSKGIQYVDAYYNFLKEQLQMKKSEITAGKQNEKRISILRHTARKTN
- a CDS encoding polyprenyl synthetase family protein, which gives rise to MKKEYPYLDTQQEKLIEEIQKLMEERGRKPLEMARKAVLEEKIECKEAKEALHYFITEYWHDLARPTLLSICCEAVGGDPNATIPFAVPLSLISGALDIHDDIIDQSKTKHGRPTVYGKYGKEIALLTADALLFKGFTLLQEACMKIPKRKALKIMKTIKDMFYELGDAEAQELKLRGRLDITPEEYLRIIEKKAADVEAHTRTAAIIGNATKKEEDSLGKYGRSLGKIIIIRDEIIDALNTRELKHRIKREHLPLPVIYVMANESKKPPFNEVLLRKNISENLLKELNKKVSELGGFKYTYNLIEKFANCGLQMLKEITFKKVELKNFLKAFTIAI